The DNA region AGATGCGCCGCGCGATCGAGATCAACCGGCAACTCCTGGATGCCGCCGCGGAAATCGAGGCGCCTTGCCTGATGATGGTAGTGGGCGGAATGCCGCCCACGCAGAAGAATATCGATGCTCAACGGGAACGGGTGCGCGAAGCCCTGCACGAACTCGTGCCATATGCCCGGTCGGCGGGTGTAAAACTCGGATTGGAACCCCTGCATCCGATGTATGCGGGCGATCGCAGCGTCCTCAATACGCTGCGCATGGCCAATGACCTGTGCGATGAGCTCGGAGAAGGAGCCGCGATCGTTCCGGATGTCTACCATTGCTGGTGGGATCCTGAATTCGAGACGGAACTGCGCCGGGCAGGACCCGAAAGAATCGCGACCTTCCACTATTGCGACTGGCTTGTCCCGACCCGCAATCTGCGTGATCGGGGGATGGTCGGGGATGGCGTGATAGACATACGCCGAATCAGGTCCTGGCTCGACAGCCTTGAGTATGACGGCTGCTTCGAGCTGGAAATCTTCTCCGAACTCGATTGGTGGCAACGCGATCCCGATGAAACCGTTGCCATCGCCATCGAGCGCTGCGCACCCTATGTCGCTTCAAGGAAGCCATGATCATGAATATCGAGCAACGACTGATCGAGCTTGGAATAGAGCTCCCCAATGCCCCCGTTCCCGGCGGAAACTTCATTCCTGCCAGGATCGTCGGACCATTTCTCTACATATCCGGACAAGTCCCGGCATGGAACGGGCAAGACCATAATTCCGGCAAGGTAGGCGCGGAAATCACCGTCGAGCAGGCGCAGCAGGCCGCGCGCATCTGCGCCCTCAACATTCTTGCCCAAGCGCGAACCGCGTTGGGAGGGAGCCTGGACAGGCTACGTTCCTGCATCCGCCTGGGCGGCTTCGTGAATGCAGCCCCGGATTTTGACCAGCATCCGAAAGTCATCAATGGCGCTTCCGATCTGATCGGGCAGGTCATGGGAGAAGCGGGCCGGCATGTTCGCGTCGCGATAGGCAGCAGTTCCTTGCCCCGCAACGTGGCCGTGGAGATCGAAGGTCTATTCGAGGTGGATATCAAATGAATGCAGGGAAAGAAATGTCGACCGGCGCCACCGCCGCCGCGCAAGGCAAGATGGTCAATGCTTTTACCGCGGCGGATCTCGCCAGGCTGGATCCCCAGACCCGCGCCACCGTCGAGCGGCGCGCCAGGCTGCTGGGGCCCGCCTATCGCCTGTTCTACCAAAAACCCGTCGAAGTATGTCGCGGCCGCGGCGTCTACCTATATGACAGCGCGGGCAATGAGTATCTGGACGCATACAACAATGTGGCCTCCGTCGGCCACACGCATCCCGCGGTCGTCCGTGCCGTCAGCGAACAAATGGCGACGCTTTGCACGCATACGCGCTACTTGCAGGAAGGCATCCTGCGATATGGAGAGCAACTGCGGCAGACATTCGACGGGCCCGTCCGCGACTACCATACGATGTTCACTTGCACCGGCTCCGAAGCCAATGACCTGGCCATGCGCATGGCGATGCACCACACAGGCCGCAGTGGCATCATCATCACGTCGGAGGCTTATCATGGCAACTCCTTCCTGACCGCCGGCTTCTCGCCATCCCTGGGCGAACGGTCTCCGCTTGGCACCTGGGTGCGCCGGATTCCCACGCCGGACTCCTATCGCATGCCGATCCGCGAACTTGGCCAACGAATGGCCAGGCACGTGGAGGAACAAATAGAAGACCTGGAACGACGAGGAGAAGGCCTGGCCGCATTCATTGCGGATTCCTTGTTTTCTTCCGACGGCATTTATTCGGATCCCACCGATCTGCTGGCTCCCGTGGCGGAGGTGGTGAGGAAAGCGGGCGGCCTATTCGTGGCTGACGAGGTGCAAAGCGGCTTCGGCCGTTCCGGCGACCGGTTCTGGGGCTACCAGCGGCATGGCATCCAACCGGACATCATCACCATGGGCAAGCCCATGGGCAACGGCTTCCCTGTCGCCGCGACCATCGTTGCGCCTGACATCGTCAAGGGTTTCGGGCGCGATATGCGGTATTTCAATACCTTCGGCGGCAACAGCGTCGCCATCGCAGCCGCCCAGGCAACCTTGGACGTCATGCAAACCGAGGGACTGCAGGAGAATGCCCGGCGCATCGGGCAAGCGATCCGGGACGGCGTGGGACAGCTTGCTTCGCAATTCGAGGTTATTGGCGACGTACGCGGCGCGGGCCTTTATGTCGGCGTGGAACTCGTGAGCGACCGCGCGGCCAAGACCCCGGATGGGGCCGCCGCCACCTATGTCGTAAATTCACTCAGGGAGCAGCGGGTATTGATTTCCGCGACCGGCAATGACTCCAACGTGCTGAAAATTCGTCCCCCCCTGGTATTTGACGATTCGAACGTCGATCGCCTGGTCACGGCGCTGGAGGTGGCATTCAAGGGGTGGAGAAACCACGCCTAGACGGTTTCTGGCCAGAATCCCTTTGGCGCTTCTGACTACCGCCACGCCATCAACGGCAGGCAACGCTTCCGCCGCGCTGTTCCAACTGACCGAGAAGAACCGGGCCATGTCGGATCCGCGGCATCCCGACGAGGGGTACTACGTCGCGGCCGGCAAGGCGCGCAGCAGAGGGATCGAGCTGAAGGCGACTGGAAACATGACGTCCAACTGGACACTATTCGCCGGCTATACCTACGCCGATGCCTATTACATGGACAGCAGCCCCAATCCGGATGGGATCAGCTTTTCGCAAACGACGCCCAAGTATTTATTCAAGCTATGGACGAATTACCGCTTGCCGGGCGATCTGAATAAATTCTCCATCGGCGGCGGAACGTTCGTTTCCAGCGGGATCAGCGCATCCGATGGGGTGGGCACCGTCAGGCAAGGCGGCTATGCGCCGGTCATCCCGCGAACGCGGTCCGCGGCCGCATGCGATGTAGTTGCAACAGGACCGCGAAGGCCGCCAAGCTCAAGCCGCCCAGGATCGCGAAGGTGGCCTGCGCGCCGATGCCGGCCATCAGCGCCGCGATGAGGGGCGGCGCCAAGGCGTTGATCAGGTTCATCGGCAGGGCGATGGCGGCCATGGCGGACGCATAGTCGCTCTTTTCGAAAAAAACGAGCGGCATGGTTGCCCGCGCCACGGCGAAGGCGCCGCTTCCGACGCCGAACAGTACCAGGTAGCCGGCCACCGACAGGATGCCCGCGCCACCGAGCCAGATCCCGGCCAATCCTATCGGGATCATCGCGCCGGAGACGATGGCGGTTGACAGTCCGTCCCACCTAGGCCCGCCCAGAAAGTCGATGACGCGGCCGCCGACCTTGAAGAGGCCCAGCAGCGAAGAGATGGCGACGGCGCGGGAAAGGTCCATGCCCATCGTCCGCAACAGCTCGATGCCGACCGCCTGCACGCCGAAGGTGACGAAGCTGTTCAAGGCGACGGCCGCCGCCAGCAGGACGAAGACGGCGCCGCGCCGGCCGCCGTCTTTCCGATGCGCGGCCGGGGCGGCCGCGGTCCGGGTCTCGGACAAGCCGAACCAGACCAGCGGGCCGACGGCCAGGACCATGA from Bordetella genomosp. 10 includes:
- a CDS encoding RidA family protein, with amino-acid sequence MNIEQRLIELGIELPNAPVPGGNFIPARIVGPFLYISGQVPAWNGQDHNSGKVGAEITVEQAQQAARICALNILAQARTALGGSLDRLRSCIRLGGFVNAAPDFDQHPKVINGASDLIGQVMGEAGRHVRVAIGSSSLPRNVAVEIEGLFEVDIK
- a CDS encoding aspartate aminotransferase family protein, with translation MNAGKEMSTGATAAAQGKMVNAFTAADLARLDPQTRATVERRARLLGPAYRLFYQKPVEVCRGRGVYLYDSAGNEYLDAYNNVASVGHTHPAVVRAVSEQMATLCTHTRYLQEGILRYGEQLRQTFDGPVRDYHTMFTCTGSEANDLAMRMAMHHTGRSGIIITSEAYHGNSFLTAGFSPSLGERSPLGTWVRRIPTPDSYRMPIRELGQRMARHVEEQIEDLERRGEGLAAFIADSLFSSDGIYSDPTDLLAPVAEVVRKAGGLFVADEVQSGFGRSGDRFWGYQRHGIQPDIITMGKPMGNGFPVAATIVAPDIVKGFGRDMRYFNTFGGNSVAIAAAQATLDVMQTEGLQENARRIGQAIRDGVGQLASQFEVIGDVRGAGLYVGVELVSDRAAKTPDGAAATYVVNSLREQRVLISATGNDSNVLKIRPPLVFDDSNVDRLVTALEVAFKGWRNHA
- a CDS encoding MFS transporter, with protein sequence MVQRNFIVLLVLSLTQIVGWGVVSVLPVVAASVAGEFGASLPAVFLATSLMYVAMGLAAPVAGRAFRVFGARRVMAARAVLIGLGLALLALAPGLLVFWGLWIVIGLAGAMFLTTSAYAYIAEYAADQARRIMGTLMLATGLASSVFWPITAFLDRLAGWRGAVLVYAVVMVLAVGPLVWFGLSETRTAAAPAAHRKDGGRRGAVFVLLAAAVALNSFVTFGVQAVGIELLRTMGMDLSRAVAISSLLGLFKVGGRVIDFLGGPRWDGLSTAIVSGAMIPIGLAGIWLGGAGILSVAGYLVLFGVGSGAFAVARATMPLVFFEKSDYASAMAAIALPMNLINALAPPLIAALMAGIGAQATFAILGGLSLAAFAVLLQLHRMRPRTAFAG
- a CDS encoding sugar phosphate isomerase/epimerase family protein; amino-acid sequence: MHDLSRFAINQITTPKWDMAQAIDGYARHGVHGIAVWRHFMEAYGVAATRRHLRSAGMWVASLCTSEWMNVETEEQMRRAIEINRQLLDAAAEIEAPCLMMVVGGMPPTQKNIDAQRERVREALHELVPYARSAGVKLGLEPLHPMYAGDRSVLNTLRMANDLCDELGEGAAIVPDVYHCWWDPEFETELRRAGPERIATFHYCDWLVPTRNLRDRGMVGDGVIDIRRIRSWLDSLEYDGCFELEIFSELDWWQRDPDETVAIAIERCAPYVASRKP